A section of the Melopsittacus undulatus isolate bMelUnd1 chromosome 3, bMelUnd1.mat.Z, whole genome shotgun sequence genome encodes:
- the DPYSL5 gene encoding dihydropyrimidinase-related protein 5: MLANAATMRILIKGGKVVNDDCTLEADVYIENGIIQQVGRELMIPGGAKVIDATGKLVIPGGIDTSTHFHQTFMNATCVDDFYHGTKAALVGGTTMIIGHVLPDKETSLLDAYEKCRSLADPKVCCDYALHMGITWWAPKVKAEMETLVREKGVNSFQMFMTYKDLYMLRDSELYQVFRACRDFGAIARVHAENGELVAEGAKEALDLGITGPEGIEISRPEELEAEATHRVITIANRTHCPVYLVNVSSMSAGDVIAAAKMQGKVVYAETTTAHATLTGLHYYHQDWFHAAAYVTVPPLRLDTNTSAYLMSLLANDTLNIVASDHRPFSTKQKAMGKEDFTKIPHGVSGVQDRMNIIWERGVVGGKMDENRFVAVTSSNAAKIHNLYPRKGRIIPGADADVVVWDPEATKTISASTQVQGGDINLYENMRCHGVPLVTISRGRVVYENGVFMCAEGTGKFCPLRSFPDSVYKKLVQREKSLKLRGVDRTPYLGDVAVVVHAGKKETGTPLADTPTRPATRHGGMRDLHESSFSLSGSQIDDHVPKRASARILAPPGGRSSGIW; the protein is encoded by the exons ATGCTTGCCAACGCAGCCACCATGCGGATCCTCATCAAGGGAGGGAAGGTGGTGAACGACGACTGCACGCTGGAGGCGGATGTCTACATTGAGAATGGCATCATCCAGCAAGTGGGCCGCGAGCTCATGATCCCCGGCGGTGCCAAGGTCATTGATGCCACCGGCAAGCTTGTCATCCCTGGCGGCATCGACACCAGCACCCACTTCCACCAGACCTTCATGAATGCCACCTGCGTGGACGACTTCTACCATGGCACCAAG GCAGCCCTGGTAGGAGGGACAACGATGATCATTGGCCATGTCCTGCCTGACAAGGAGACCTCACTGCTGGACGCCTATGAGAAGTGCCGCAGCCTGGCCGACCCCAAGGTCTGCTGTGACTACGCCCTGCACATGGGCATCACTTGGTGGGCACCCAAG GTGAAGGCAGAAATGGAGACACTGGTGCGGGAAAAGGGGGTGAACTCCTTCCAGATGTTCATGACCTACAAGGACCTGTACATGCTGCGGGACAGCGAGCTCTACCAGGTCTTCCGGGCCTGCCGTGACTTTGGTGCCATTGCCCGCGTCCATGCCGAGAACGGCGAGCTGGTGGCTGAG GGAGCAAAGGAGGCACTGGACCTGGGCATCACGGGGCCAGAGGGCATTGAGATCAGCCGGCCCGAAGAG CTGGAAGCCGAGGCCACGCACCGTGTCATCACCATTGCCAACAGG ACCCACTGCCCTGTTTACCTTGTGAACGTCTCCAGTATGTCTGCAGGGGATGTCATTGCTGCTGCCAAGATGCAAG GGAAGGTGGTGTATGCAGAGACAACCACAGCGCACGCCACTCTCACCGGGCTGCACTACTACCACCAGGACTGGTTCCATGCTGCTGCCTACGTCACCGTGCCACCGCTGCGCTTGGACACCAACACCTCAGCCTACCTCATGAGCCTGCTTGCCAA TGACACCCTGAACATCGTGGCCTCTGACCACCGGCCCTTCAGCACCAAGCAGAAAGCCATGGGCAAAGAGGACTTCACCAAGATCCCCCACGGCGTCAGCGGCGTGCAGGACCGCATGAACATCATCTGGGAGCGAGGCGTG GTTGGGGGCAAGATGGATGAGAACCGCTTCGTGGCCGTGACCAGTTCCAACGCTGCCAAGATCCACAACCTGTACCCCCGCAAAGGCCGGATCATCCCCGGGGCTGACGCCGATGTCGTCGTCTGGGACCCTGAAGCCACTAA AACCATCTCGGCCAGCACCCAGGTGCAGGGGGGGGACATCAACCTGTACGAGAATATGCGATGCCATGGGGTGCCCCTGGTCACCATCAGCCGTGGGCGCGTGGTCTACGAGAACGGTGTCTTCATGTGTGCTGAGGGCACCGGCAAGTTCTGCCCGCTCCGCTCCTTCCCAGACTCTGTCTACAAGAAGCTGGTGCAGCGGGAGAAG AGTTTAAAGCTGCGGGGTGTGGATCGCACCCCATACCTGGGGGACGTGGCCGTGGTTGTGCATGCTGGGAAAAAAGAGACGGGGACGCCCCTGGCCGATACCCCCACACGGCCTGCCACGCGACACGGGGGCATGAGGGACCTCCACGAGTCCAGCTTCAGCCTCTCCG GTTCTCAGATCGATGACCACGTTCCAAAGCGAGCTTCGGCCCGGATTCTCGCTCCCCCCGGAGGCCGGTCGAGCGGCATTTGGTAG